A stretch of Panthera uncia isolate 11264 chromosome A1 unlocalized genomic scaffold, Puncia_PCG_1.0 HiC_scaffold_16, whole genome shotgun sequence DNA encodes these proteins:
- the LOC125934027 gene encoding prostaglandin reductase 1-like, with amino-acid sequence MVYAKSRTLKRHFEGSPPRGNLELKTVELPPFNNGEVLLQALLLAGDPYLGVAAKRLKEGDAMMRQQVVRTVESKNSAFPTGTIVVASSGWTTHSISDGKDLEKLPAEWPDILTQNSRVFGRNFEKSLS; translated from the coding sequence ATGGTTTATGCTAAGAGCCGGACCCTGAAGAGGCACTTCGAAGGCAGCCCCCCTCGTGGTAACTTGGAGTTGAAGACAGTTGAACTCCCACCCTTCAACAATGGAGAGGTCCTGCTGCAAGCTTTGCTCCTCGCTGGGGATCCTTACCTGGGAGTGGCAGCCAAACGACTGAAGGAGGGTGATGCGATGATGCGGCAGCAAGTGGTCAGAACTGTGGAAAGTAAAAACTCAGCCTTCCCAACAGGAACTATAGTAGTAGCTTCTTCAGGCTGGACAACTCACTCCATTTCTGATGGGAAAGATCTGGAAAAACTGCCTGCAGAGTGGCCAGACATTTTAACACAAAACAGTAGAGTCTTTggaagaaactttgaaaaaagccTCTCCTGA